In Pseudonocardia autotrophica, one DNA window encodes the following:
- a CDS encoding ISAs1 family transposase, producing MPAPASLSIAAVADQVGGVELPDPVALAPRLTDALAGVVDPRRRRGVRHGLVVVLTAAVCAVAAGARSFVAVAEWVADLPVEVAAVLGTDVRCPSESTIRRILGQVDADRFDAAIGAFVQRLCAATEPVGRRRVLAVDGKTVRGSRGPAGPARHLFAVIDQQTRVVLGQRQANAVAGKGSEITAFAPLLDTLHGLDLAGVVITADALHTQREHVEYLAGRGAHWVLTVKGNQPRLRRQLAGLPWRGVEPDHRSVETAHGRREIRTLRVVTIAAGIEFPHARQAVQLIRKTRPANTRSGRRARWRTETVYAITDLGPHQARPEELTGWIRGHWQIENGLHWVRDVTFAEDLSTVRTGAAPQVMAALRNLAISLHRLAGATNIAAALRHHSRDALRPLQLLKII from the coding sequence GTGCCCGCGCCTGCATCATTGTCGATCGCTGCCGTCGCCGATCAGGTGGGCGGGGTGGAGCTACCCGATCCGGTCGCGCTGGCTCCGAGACTGACCGATGCCCTGGCCGGGGTGGTTGACCCGCGCCGGCGTCGGGGGGTTCGACATGGGCTGGTCGTGGTGCTCACGGCCGCGGTGTGCGCGGTCGCGGCCGGGGCGCGCTCGTTCGTCGCGGTTGCCGAGTGGGTCGCCGACCTGCCGGTCGAGGTGGCTGCCGTGCTCGGGACCGACGTCCGATGCCCGTCGGAGTCGACGATTCGCCGGATCCTGGGCCAGGTTGACGCCGACCGGTTCGACGCCGCGATCGGCGCGTTCGTGCAGCGCCTGTGCGCGGCGACCGAGCCGGTCGGGCGGCGCCGGGTGCTGGCGGTGGACGGCAAGACCGTGCGCGGCTCACGAGGCCCCGCCGGTCCGGCTCGTCATCTGTTCGCGGTGATCGACCAGCAGACCCGGGTCGTGCTCGGTCAGCGCCAGGCGAACGCAGTCGCGGGCAAGGGCAGCGAGATCACCGCGTTCGCCCCGCTGCTCGACACCCTGCACGGCCTGGACCTGGCCGGGGTGGTGATCACCGCGGACGCGCTGCACACCCAGCGCGAGCACGTCGAGTACCTCGCCGGCCGTGGAGCGCACTGGGTGCTCACGGTCAAGGGCAACCAGCCCCGGCTACGCCGCCAGCTCGCCGGGCTCCCGTGGCGCGGCGTCGAGCCCGACCACCGCAGCGTCGAGACCGCGCACGGACGCCGGGAGATCCGCACGCTCAGGGTCGTCACCATCGCGGCCGGGATCGAGTTCCCGCACGCCCGTCAAGCCGTGCAGCTCATCCGCAAGACCCGCCCGGCCAACACCCGATCAGGCCGGAGGGCACGCTGGCGCACCGAGACCGTCTATGCGATCACCGACCTCGGTCCGCACCAGGCCCGTCCCGAGGAGCTCACCGGCTGGATCCGCGGACACTGGCAGATCGAGAACGGGCTGCACTGGGTCCGCGACGTGACCTTCGCTGAAGATCTCTCCACCGTGCGCACCGGTGCCGCACCGCAGGTCATGGCTGCGCTACGGAACCTGGCGATCAGCCTGCACCGTCTGGCCGGCGCCACCAACATCGCCGCCGCACTACGACATCACAGCCGCGACGCACTGCGGCCCCTCCAGCTCCTCAAGATCATCTGA
- a CDS encoding IS256 family transposase, producing the protein MTAPSSIDPSEFLHEQLSQASPDLLRQMLTTFINTLMSADADAVCGAAWGERSEARTNIRNGYRHRDFDTRAGTIDVAIPKLRNGSYFPDWLLERRRRAERALTTVVATCYLLGVSTRRMEKLVESLGITRLSKSQVSEMARDLDGQVEQFRTRPLDQGPYTFIAADALVLKVREGGRVVNVHALLATGVNADGHREILGLQVTSAEDGAGWLGFFRDLTARGLSGVRLVTSDAHAGLVHAIGATLPGAAWQRCRTHYAANLMAATPKSSWPWVRALLHSVYDQPDATSVHAQFDRVLDGVAEKLPTVSEHLDTARADVLAFTSFPKEVWRQIWSNNPSERLNREIRRRTDVVGIFPDRNSLIRLVGAVLAEQHDEWAEGRRYLGLEVLARSRVTAVPGTGSSSEEVTSTDTIPALSA; encoded by the coding sequence ATGACCGCACCCTCCAGTATCGACCCCTCCGAGTTCCTGCACGAGCAGCTGTCCCAGGCGAGTCCCGATCTGCTGCGCCAGATGCTCACCACGTTCATCAACACACTCATGTCCGCCGATGCCGACGCAGTGTGCGGGGCAGCGTGGGGCGAGCGCAGCGAGGCCCGCACGAACATCCGCAACGGCTACCGACACCGTGACTTCGACACCCGCGCGGGCACCATCGACGTAGCGATCCCGAAGCTGCGCAACGGTTCCTACTTCCCCGACTGGTTGCTGGAACGTCGCCGCCGGGCGGAGCGGGCACTCACGACGGTGGTCGCGACCTGCTATCTGCTCGGGGTGTCGACGCGGCGGATGGAGAAGCTCGTCGAGTCCCTCGGGATCACCAGACTGTCGAAGTCGCAAGTCTCGGAGATGGCCCGAGACCTCGACGGCCAGGTCGAGCAGTTCCGGACCCGCCCGCTCGACCAGGGCCCGTACACCTTCATCGCCGCCGACGCCCTGGTCTTGAAGGTGCGTGAGGGCGGGCGGGTGGTCAACGTGCACGCTCTGCTGGCCACCGGCGTCAACGCTGACGGGCACCGGGAGATCCTCGGCCTGCAGGTCACCTCCGCCGAGGACGGAGCCGGCTGGCTCGGGTTCTTCCGAGACCTGACCGCCCGCGGCCTGTCCGGGGTCCGGCTGGTCACCAGCGACGCTCATGCCGGGCTCGTCCACGCGATCGGCGCCACCCTGCCCGGCGCTGCCTGGCAGCGCTGCAGGACGCACTACGCGGCGAACCTGATGGCCGCTACCCCCAAGTCCAGCTGGCCGTGGGTGCGGGCGCTGCTGCACTCGGTCTACGACCAGCCCGACGCCACCAGCGTTCACGCCCAGTTCGACCGGGTCCTCGACGGCGTGGCGGAGAAACTCCCGACGGTGTCCGAGCACCTCGACACCGCCCGCGCCGACGTCCTGGCCTTCACCAGCTTCCCGAAAGAGGTCTGGCGACAGATCTGGTCGAACAACCCCTCCGAGCGACTCAACCGCGAGATCCGGCGTCGCACCGACGTCGTCGGCATCTTCCCGGACCGCAACTCGCTGATCCGTCTCGTCGGCGCCGTGCTGGCCGAGCAACACGACGAATGGGCCGAGGGACGCCGCTACCTCGGCCTCGAGGTCCTCGCCCGCTCCCGCGTCACCGCAGTCCCCGGCACCGGCTCCAGCAGCGAGGAGGTGACCTCAACAGACACGATCCCGGCGCTCAGCGCCTGA
- a CDS encoding MFS transporter — translation MTDRPRGGLPALCAAQIVSWGLLYYSLPVAVAPISQETGWSHTVITAALSAGLIVSALAGIRVGRLLDSHSPRAVMTTGSVVGVGAMLLVAWSPNLLMFFLAWVVAGFAQAAVLYPPAFAVITRWYGTRRVGPLTTLTLVGGLASTVFAPLVAYLVDQFGWRVSYLLIAGILAVTTVPLHALFLNGRWTATLASRPEGNPTAAIRTVTRSRQFITLQITMAIATFTLFAVTINIIPMFLERGMSYGTAALALGLIGAGQVVGRVGYPQFARVTSAKTRTGVIFGAGAAGLWALALLPGPVWLLIAVAVLAGAVRGCHTLLQATAVSDRWGTQNFGTINGVFTAPMTFVGAFAPVAGPAVAGLLNGYPMMAAVMALLLTGAAVLTCRT, via the coding sequence ATGACCGATCGTCCTCGCGGCGGTCTCCCCGCACTGTGTGCTGCACAGATCGTCAGCTGGGGACTGCTTTACTACTCCCTCCCGGTGGCCGTCGCTCCGATCTCGCAAGAGACCGGCTGGAGCCATACCGTCATCACCGCAGCACTGTCTGCGGGGCTGATCGTGTCCGCCCTGGCGGGGATCCGGGTGGGTCGACTCCTGGACAGTCACAGCCCACGCGCTGTCATGACGACGGGCTCCGTCGTCGGAGTCGGCGCGATGCTGCTGGTCGCATGGTCGCCGAATCTGCTGATGTTTTTCCTCGCGTGGGTCGTGGCCGGCTTCGCCCAGGCCGCAGTACTCTATCCGCCGGCCTTCGCGGTCATCACCCGCTGGTACGGAACGCGCCGGGTCGGCCCGCTGACGACGCTGACGCTGGTCGGCGGGCTGGCCTCGACGGTGTTCGCGCCGCTGGTCGCGTATCTCGTCGACCAGTTCGGCTGGCGAGTCAGCTATCTGCTGATAGCTGGCATCCTGGCCGTGACCACGGTGCCTCTGCACGCGCTCTTCCTCAACGGCCGGTGGACCGCCACTCTCGCATCGCGCCCGGAGGGGAATCCGACCGCTGCGATCCGCACGGTGACGAGGTCGCGGCAGTTCATCACCCTGCAGATCACGATGGCGATCGCGACCTTCACCCTCTTCGCAGTCACCATCAACATCATTCCGATGTTCCTGGAACGCGGCATGTCTTACGGCACCGCCGCACTGGCACTGGGGCTCATCGGTGCGGGTCAGGTCGTCGGACGGGTCGGATATCCGCAGTTCGCGCGAGTGACCAGTGCGAAGACGCGAACGGGCGTAATCTTCGGCGCCGGTGCGGCCGGGCTCTGGGCACTGGCACTGCTACCAGGACCGGTCTGGCTGCTGATCGCCGTCGCGGTGCTGGCAGGCGCAGTGCGCGGATGCCACACGCTTCTCCAGGCGACAGCGGTGTCGGATCGGTGGGGGACGCAGAACTTCGGGACGATCAACGGTGTCTTCACCGCACCGATGACATTCGTCGGAGCCTTCGCGCCAGTGGCTGGCCCAGCTGTCGCCGGTCTGCTGAACGGCTACCCGATGATGGCTGCAGTCATGGCCCTTCTTCTCACCGGTGCAGCTGTCCTCACATGCCGAACATGA
- a CDS encoding TrkH family potassium uptake protein gives MTTARRHLRPSTARPARAVLLAFGLAAVLGTVLLMLPVATDHGEATNFVSALFTATSAVSITGLAVVDTGTHWSMFGTLVILGLIQAGGLGVMTLASLLGLLVSRRFGLQMQLSAQRETKSVALGDVRSVVLGVLKLSLMFETVISLMLTLRLLLGYDYSFTAALQSGIFHGISSFNNAGFSLYDDSMSRFVADPWISLTVSFSVIAGGLGFPVWFELGRRLRRGGRRRRWTIHTKITVLTTGVLVLAGFVAITASEWNNEATFGALGVPTKFLAGFFAAVMPRSGGLNSVDIGEMNSVSLLVQDVLMFIGGGSGGTAGGIKVTTFALLAFVIATELRGEPSVHVMGRKLPAAVQRQALTIALLSVALVVLTTTTMLAMTNFGLDAVLFESISAAATVGLSTGITPHLPPAAHVLMSALMFIGRLGPITLGAALALRDRPRRYERPEERPIVG, from the coding sequence GTGACCACCGCCCGCCGACATCTGCGTCCGTCGACGGCGCGACCGGCGCGTGCGGTGCTGCTGGCGTTCGGTCTGGCCGCCGTGCTCGGCACGGTTCTGCTGATGCTGCCGGTAGCCACCGACCACGGCGAGGCCACCAACTTCGTCAGCGCACTGTTCACCGCCACCTCCGCGGTGAGCATCACCGGCCTCGCCGTGGTCGACACCGGAACCCACTGGTCGATGTTCGGAACGCTGGTCATCCTCGGCCTGATCCAGGCTGGCGGGCTCGGTGTCATGACCTTGGCGTCGCTGCTGGGGCTGCTGGTGTCGCGACGGTTCGGGCTGCAGATGCAGCTCTCTGCTCAGCGTGAGACCAAGAGCGTCGCCCTCGGCGACGTACGCTCCGTGGTGCTCGGGGTCCTCAAGCTCAGTCTCATGTTCGAGACCGTGATCTCGCTGATGCTGACCCTCCGTCTGCTGCTCGGCTACGACTACTCGTTCACAGCGGCCCTGCAGTCAGGGATCTTTCACGGGATCTCCTCGTTCAACAACGCCGGGTTCTCCCTCTACGACGACAGCATGTCCCGGTTCGTCGCGGATCCGTGGATCTCGCTGACGGTGTCGTTCTCGGTGATCGCCGGCGGCCTCGGGTTCCCGGTGTGGTTCGAACTCGGTCGCAGGCTTCGGCGCGGTGGCAGACGGAGACGGTGGACAATCCATACCAAAATCACGGTGTTGACGACCGGTGTTCTCGTGCTGGCCGGCTTCGTGGCGATCACGGCCAGCGAGTGGAACAACGAGGCCACCTTCGGCGCCCTCGGCGTTCCGACGAAGTTCCTCGCCGGGTTCTTCGCTGCGGTGATGCCCCGCTCGGGCGGGTTGAACTCCGTCGATATCGGCGAGATGAACTCGGTCAGTCTACTGGTGCAGGACGTACTGATGTTCATCGGCGGTGGCAGTGGTGGTACGGCGGGCGGCATCAAGGTCACCACGTTCGCGCTGCTGGCCTTCGTCATCGCGACCGAACTCCGGGGCGAGCCGAGTGTGCATGTCATGGGGCGCAAACTGCCCGCCGCCGTGCAGCGCCAGGCGTTGACCATCGCGCTGCTCAGCGTGGCGCTGGTTGTGCTAACCACCACCACGATGTTGGCGATGACCAACTTCGGCTTGGACGCGGTCCTGTTCGAGTCGATCTCCGCGGCCGCCACCGTCGGGTTGTCGACCGGGATCACTCCACACCTTCCGCCCGCGGCGCACGTGCTGATGTCGGCGCTGATGTTCATCGGCCGCCTCGGGCCGATCACACTGGGCGCAGCCCTGGCCCTGCGCGACCGTCCTCGACGCTACGAACGACCGGAGGAACGACCCATCGTGGGATGA
- the phnC gene encoding phosphonate ABC transporter ATP-binding protein — protein MIELVDVSKTYKGGVQALGPTDLSIEAGRVTVLLGPSGAGKSTLLRCMNLLVKPSTGGVRADGVPSLETRGDLRRHRRRTGMVFQHHQLIPRYTALRNVLLGRVGYYSFWRSLLPFGRADERIALEALDRVGLLDKALTRVDNLSGGMQQRVGIARALAQQPDLILADEPVASLDPATARRVMELLRRVCQESGITLVASLHQVDLALEHADRIVGLAHGRIVYDGPADEVDDDDLRVIYEDARDEPQAQDASLPVDDRLVIEPP, from the coding sequence ATGATCGAACTCGTCGACGTCAGTAAGACCTATAAGGGCGGCGTGCAGGCTTTGGGACCCACGGACCTCTCGATCGAGGCCGGGAGAGTGACCGTGCTCCTCGGCCCGTCGGGAGCTGGCAAGTCCACGCTGCTGCGGTGCATGAATTTGCTCGTGAAGCCGAGCACGGGAGGCGTGCGAGCGGACGGCGTGCCGTCGCTCGAAACGCGCGGCGACCTTCGACGGCATCGCCGGCGCACCGGGATGGTGTTCCAGCACCACCAGCTCATCCCGCGTTACACAGCGCTGCGGAATGTGCTGCTCGGCCGGGTCGGATATTACAGCTTCTGGCGCAGCCTCCTGCCGTTCGGCCGCGCCGACGAGCGCATCGCCCTGGAGGCGCTCGACCGTGTCGGACTGCTGGACAAGGCCCTCACCCGAGTCGACAACCTCAGCGGCGGCATGCAGCAGCGTGTGGGGATCGCCCGCGCACTCGCCCAGCAACCGGATCTGATCCTTGCCGATGAACCCGTGGCCAGCCTCGATCCCGCTACCGCACGTCGCGTCATGGAGCTGCTGCGCCGCGTCTGCCAGGAGAGCGGCATCACTCTCGTCGCCAGCCTTCATCAGGTCGACCTCGCGCTCGAGCACGCCGACCGCATCGTCGGCCTCGCCCATGGCCGGATCGTTTACGACGGTCCCGCAGACGAAGTCGACGACGATGACCTCCGCGTGATCTACGAAGACGCACGCGACGAGCCGCAGGCTCAGGATGCCTCCCTTCCCGTCGACGACCGACTCGTGATCGAGCCTCCCTGA
- a CDS encoding alpha-D-ribose 1-methylphosphonate 5-triphosphate diphosphatase translates to MTSFTSDRPVSDLVIGHATAVLPNGVIDDARVVVRSGRIAHVGPHPRGTACDLDARGAHVLPGLVDVHSDVLSRDIRPRPGVVLDPSFAVASAGARLRAAGITTAFHGLAFQERSIVGRPIDSPAASELSGALRRTDDTQVDHQVLHRLDVRCEYGLALLTKELESSESAPQDEMCALHPQGPNDGDSCLPGGRVPVVSHEDHTPGQGQFADPAKMQKWLVDSDRMSDDDAADHVEWWRSSRDERLAVRDRTLSWLEGLVRAGSIRLFAHDLATPEEVSAAADRGCSVAEFPTTVAAARAARDHGMLIVAGAPNIVRGRSHTGNVPASELASAGLIDALASDYIPTSMLPGALRLVRDGIATLPQAVRLVTSGAAACVGLDDRGSLTEGHRADLILADLTKRWPSTLSLTRGVLIGGRPR, encoded by the coding sequence ATGACATCCTTCACCTCGGACCGCCCAGTCTCCGATCTCGTGATCGGCCACGCCACAGCAGTGCTGCCCAACGGGGTGATCGACGACGCCCGGGTGGTCGTCCGCAGCGGTCGAATCGCTCACGTCGGGCCGCATCCACGCGGCACTGCCTGTGACCTGGATGCTCGCGGCGCACACGTGCTGCCCGGGCTCGTCGACGTCCACAGCGATGTGCTGTCGCGAGATATCCGTCCACGGCCCGGTGTCGTTCTCGATCCCTCCTTCGCGGTTGCGTCTGCGGGTGCCCGGCTTCGTGCGGCAGGCATCACTACCGCGTTCCACGGCCTGGCCTTCCAGGAACGGTCGATCGTGGGAAGACCGATCGATTCTCCCGCAGCGTCCGAACTCTCGGGAGCACTCCGTCGCACTGACGACACTCAAGTCGATCATCAGGTTCTGCACCGGCTCGATGTGCGCTGCGAATACGGACTTGCGCTGCTCACGAAGGAGTTGGAGTCATCGGAATCGGCACCTCAGGACGAGATGTGTGCACTGCATCCACAGGGGCCGAACGATGGTGATTCGTGTCTTCCGGGTGGACGAGTGCCCGTCGTGTCGCACGAAGACCACACGCCGGGGCAGGGACAGTTCGCCGACCCAGCGAAAATGCAGAAGTGGCTGGTTGACAGCGATCGAATGAGTGACGACGACGCTGCTGATCATGTGGAATGGTGGCGCAGCAGTCGTGACGAGCGCCTTGCTGTGCGTGACCGTACTCTGTCGTGGTTGGAGGGCTTGGTCCGGGCAGGTTCCATTCGACTTTTCGCCCACGACCTCGCGACACCGGAGGAGGTGTCGGCGGCTGCCGACCGTGGCTGTAGTGTGGCGGAGTTCCCGACAACAGTCGCGGCTGCCCGTGCGGCCCGGGATCACGGGATGCTCATCGTCGCGGGGGCACCGAACATCGTCCGGGGAAGATCTCACACCGGCAACGTACCGGCATCCGAGCTCGCATCTGCGGGCCTGATCGACGCGTTGGCTAGCGACTACATCCCCACATCGATGCTTCCGGGCGCACTGCGACTAGTGCGTGATGGAATTGCAACGCTTCCCCAGGCGGTGCGGCTCGTGACTTCCGGTGCAGCCGCCTGTGTGGGTCTTGACGACCGTGGCTCTCTGACCGAAGGACATCGAGCCGACCTGATCCTCGCCGACCTCACCAAGAGGTGGCCCTCCACTCTCTCCCTCACAAGAGGAGTTCTTATTGGTGGGCGACCAAGATGA
- a CDS encoding IS3 family transposase (programmed frameshift): MARKNYSDEFRRQAVELYESTPGATVKGIAADLGVERATLALWLDNLGTGTRTAPDGTRTRSARSVRAPRQNAGVVPVADETPEQRLARLEAENKALRAEKTKLETEREILRQAAKYFGRGDELVTRFQFVADHSDTTSSPRRGWTVKRLCALLDVRRSSFYAWLAAAPARAKRTAADTALAERIRAVHDGDRTCGRPRITAEINDGVEPAQRVNHKRIGRVMREHGIAGYRRRRRVRTTIPEPAQSPVPDLLGRDFTAPAPNIVYVGDITYLPLADGGNLYLATVIDCHSRRLTGWALADHMRTDLVADALRAAAADRGSLAGSIFHSDHGSVYTSRAYANLCDRLDVQQSMGAVGSSADNALAESFNATLKREVLQDNAFWPDQATCRRQLFRWLTRYNTRRRHSYCRYQTPNTYEADFAATVPDAA, encoded by the exons ATGGCCCGCAAGAACTACTCCGACGAGTTCCGTCGGCAGGCCGTCGAGCTGTACGAGTCCACGCCCGGGGCGACGGTGAAGGGCATCGCCGCCGACCTGGGCGTCGAGCGGGCCACGCTGGCGTTGTGGCTGGACAACCTCGGGACCGGGACCCGCACCGCCCCCGACGGCACCCGCACCCGCAGCGCACGTTCGGTGCGTGCGCCACGCCAGAACGCCGGTGTCGTGCCCGTCGCGGATGAGACGCCCGAGCAGCGTCTGGCCCGCCTCGAAGCCGAGAACAAGGCACTGCGGGCGGAGAAGACCAAACTCGAGACCGAGCGGGAGATCCTTCGCCAGGCGGCCAAGTATTTCG GCCGGGGCGACGAACTGGTGACCCGCTTCCAGTTCGTCGCCGACCACTCCGACACGACCTCCAGCCCCCGCCGGGGCTGGACGGTGAAGCGGCTGTGCGCACTACTCGACGTGCGACGTTCCTCGTTCTACGCCTGGCTCGCCGCCGCGCCCGCCCGCGCGAAGCGCACTGCCGCGGACACCGCCTTGGCCGAGCGGATCCGCGCCGTGCACGACGGAGACCGCACCTGCGGGCGGCCGCGGATCACCGCCGAAATCAACGACGGCGTCGAGCCGGCGCAGCGGGTGAACCACAAGCGGATCGGCCGGGTCATGCGCGAGCACGGCATCGCGGGTTACCGCCGCCGTCGCCGGGTGCGCACCACCATCCCCGAGCCCGCCCAGAGCCCGGTGCCCGACCTGCTCGGGCGCGACTTCACCGCGCCCGCCCCGAACATCGTCTATGTCGGCGACATCACCTACCTACCCCTGGCCGATGGCGGGAACCTCTACCTGGCCACCGTGATCGACTGCCACTCCCGGCGCCTGACCGGGTGGGCGCTCGCCGACCACATGCGCACCGACCTCGTCGCAGACGCCCTCCGAGCGGCGGCCGCGGACCGCGGCTCCCTCGCCGGGTCGATCTTCCACTCCGACCACGGCTCGGTCTACACCAGCCGCGCCTACGCCAACCTCTGCGACCGACTCGACGTCCAGCAGTCGATGGGTGCGGTCGGGTCCAGCGCCGACAACGCCCTCGCCGAGTCGTTCAACGCCACCCTGAAGCGGGAAGTGTTGCAGGACAACGCGTTCTGGCCCGATCAGGCCACCTGCCGTCGGCAACTGTTCCGATGGTTGACCCGCTACAACACCCGACGCCGCCACTCCTACTGCCGCTACCAGACCCCGAACACCTACGAGGCAGACTTCGCAGCTACCGTTCCGGACGCCGCGTAA